The Xiphophorus maculatus strain JP 163 A chromosome 5, X_maculatus-5.0-male, whole genome shotgun sequence nucleotide sequence CTTGTAGAATAGAAGCCaatcatttttttgtaaaaacaaaacatcaacctGAAAACAAGGATTCTCTCTACCTTCAAAAtatcaattttatttcatcaagCTTATGATCAAGTTTTCCGTTGTGCAAAACACACTGCAAGCTTGTGCAAAAACGTAAAATTAACCaattatttttagtctagtttgtagtgcaaaaATCTCAGTTCACTTGAGAAAAGGCATAAATAACTAATAAGTAACTTTGTAGCAAAATATAGGAGatacttgttttaagtcaactccttaatgttaatgaaaacattcttGTTTCATTTGGTCATTCTATAAGTTACAAGAGgagtaaatgttttgttattagTGAAATGATCTGTGAATGGAACAAGAACCTTTTCAAGTTTCTTTAGAACGTTGAGTTCTTGAAGTTAGTCTGTATGCAGATGACAGCACAACTCACTGTCTGTCCTGTcattggacagatcagtgtctGTCCTGTGATTGGTGGCTTCCTGTCCAGCAGGAAGTTGTGAACAGAGTTTGAAAGCTGCTGGAGGACTGCAGACattcacaggaagctggaccagcaatggctctgctgaaggttctgctgctgctgctggggctggGTGAGCGGACACACTGGAAACACTGGGCATACTGGAGACACTTCCTACTGGTTCCAGggaggctgctgctctctgtaaCTCTCAAACTTCCCCCTGATTCTGTTTCAGACTGAAACGTCTTTGCATATGAACTGTAatgctttttaatctttaactAATTATTCTTTTCTGTTCCTTCAGCCATGTTTGGACCTGATTTCTGAGTGAagtcctcctttttcttcttcaggtgtttcagTGAACTCACATGTTTCTTTGCACAAGAGAATCATTGGAGGTCAAAACTGTGATGACACGGAGCGTCTTTATCATGTTCGGCTGGAGGGCAACAATGGTACTGAGACAACCTTGTGTGGAGGATCTCTGATTCACCCTGAGTGGATCCTGACTGCAGCTCACTGCTGGAAGTCGGAGCCAGGATGGTAGGAAAGAGTCATTCAGACAGTTTTATGAGCAGATGATCAGGTTTTCTATGTGTTCATTATAATCTAACCTGTTCTGCAGGACTACCACAGCAACGTTAGGAGTTCATCCACGGACTGCTACACAGGAGAAACAGATAATCCAACACAATCCAGTTATTTATGTTGACCAATCGCATCAGCAGCATGACATCATGTTGCTGAAGCTTCAGAGACCAGTAAGAAATATCCATCCTGTTCGGCTACCAAGATGCAATAATCGTGTTACGATGTAAGTCTTTCTCTggtcaaaaacatgacttcaggttttctgtctccaCTTCTCTggtcctgctgcctctgcttcagcacacctgagtcagGTAATCAGGtcaccagcagaaccagaacctgtttagctcaggtgtgttggaccagagacatGTGAAGGATGCACGACACCGTCACTGAGGACTGGAGGTGGACACTCCTGTGTCTGTGGATGAAATCCttcatggatttattttctgttctttcattgtTCCTCCTAATAATTCAATTTCTACATTGTCATCCTTTTTGACATTTATCCTAATTATGTTTCAGTGGTGCTACAGTTCAGCTGGCAGGAGAAGGTCCAACGACAATCGGCCCCAATAATCAGCGATGTGAGAGAAATATTGaagttatgagaataaaatctttgtttctgtctgtacAGAGAAGGTTAAGTGAAGAACTTTTATGATTCtcatgtttctctgcagcactCAGTGCTCCTCTTCTACCACATCTACAGTGTGTCGACATGATAGTTAGTGGTTTTTTCTTCGTGGCGACACGTGGGCATCTATTCTTTGCTGAAGCACTGAACAAGGATATGACTCTAGTAAGTTTGTT carries:
- the LOC111608724 gene encoding anionic trypsin-2-like is translated as MALLKVLLLLLGLGVSVNSHVSLHKRIIGGQNCDDTERLYHVRLEGNNGTETTLCGGSLIHPEWILTAAHCWKSEPGWTTTATLGVHPRTATQEKQIIQHNPVIYVDQSHQQHDIMLLKLQRPVRNIHPVRLPRCNNRVTIGATVQLAGEGPTTIGPNNQRSLSAPLLPHLQCVDMIVSGFFFVATRGHLFFAEALNKDMTLGDSGGGVVFNKKIYGVIAGSGKDYAFRNPVISMVVCEYMEWISKTIGLK